In Phalacrocorax carbo chromosome 1, bPhaCar2.1, whole genome shotgun sequence, the genomic stretch GCTCTTTCAAAAATCCCTGTAGAATAATAGAATACctgggaagagaagcagaagttGGACATGTCACATTTCCAGTGTTTGAAAGCATGCCTCTTGTTCCCTGCCTAAGAGCTTGCAGGCCCAACAAGGAGTTTCTAGGAAGCACTCAACAGTAGAGAACAGTATGCTTCCAGTCAAGGTTCATTCACTTGATGCAAGACTGCAATGTCTTGCTGGAGTGTGTATGGGAAAAGTGAAAGCCAATATAATCTCCATTTTAGCAATCTCTGCAGTTATCACAGAACAGCAACCACCAGCCAAAGTGCAAAAAGGGGTGTTTGGAAACACTGTTCTCTCAACATTAGCGGCAAGTGCAAGTGTAGCCAGAGATAAGGGAGGCCTAACAGATGGGACAGTAAGATAACTCACAGCATTGATGCCCGAGAGCTGTTGGGAAAGCTGCAGCATGATGGCAATGATAATGGCTTGGCGGTAGTTTGGAGAACGGAAGAGTTCTAGCACAGTAGCTTTCTTTTCCTGGGACATCTTAGCACTCTCTTCTTTCATCTCCAGGATGTCTTGAGACACATCTTGTGTACCACGGAGCTTCTGGAGAACTGGAAGGAAGAATAAATATAcatatcatttttattttatatatataatgtattataaatatataatacaCACACAGCCAGTAGGTTCCCCCCACTCTGCCCTGCTATTTCAGGCAGGGCACCCTGGGAACACTGGACCACCAGTCAGTCAGCATTTGGGCCTGCTGCCTGGGAAAGACTGAGCCTCTACATGCAGCCTTGCTCATCTTTTTTCAACGCAGAGGTTGGTGCTGGGATCAGTACAGAAACCAGGCCCAGGCCCTACCCATGTTACTTGATCCCCAAATTTACATTTGATCTCTAATTCTGTTCCCATGCTTGCCAGAGCTGACTCCAACCCTCTGCAGTAGGAGAGGGAAACACCCTCCAAGCACCCTGTTCAATGTCAGCCTATTTCCTGCCTTTCAGGAAAGGCTGacaagagctgcagcagctgggcctGCTACATCCCACCAGGCCAGGTGCCACCCCTCATGTCTTAATCCCACCTGGAGTGTCTGTTGGGATGCCAGGTTTCTCAAACTTCCTGGCACTGGTGCAACCTGAAGGATGGGAGGGTAGGCATGGTGCCCTCTGGGAGTCACACCCTGATGCACCACAGGCTCCAGAGTCAGTCCTGGTCTCCCACTCAAGTTCAGTGCAGGCTGGGAGCCAGAATACAGCTGTGCCACTTCAGAGATGAGTTCTTACCTGCTtgtgctttctcttcttccatctTGTTGATCAACAGAAAACGAGGGCTCTCCGGGCAGAAAAGAAGAGCCACACACTGCAGGATTGCTGGGAGAACTGTGAACCCCAAAAGCAGTGGCCAAAGTGCTTCAGTCCCCATGATTCCTTCCAGACCAAAGATCTACAGCAAAAATTGGGGAGTAATAGTGATTTAAATACTCAGATTCCACACCCCACACCAGTGAGTATGACCGGACCACATATCACACCTGATGGCAAGTGCTGCCCACAtcacccacccccagcccccctttcCCCTGAGCGCAGGATCAGGTTGTATCAAGCCTACCTGGGCCACCAGGATGCCCACAACAATGCCCAGCTGGTTAAGGGTGCCAAAGGCTCCACGAAGGCTGGTAGGTGAGACCTCACTGATGTACATGGGCACAAAGCCAGTGCAGAGACCACAGAAGAGGCCAATAATGAAGCGGCCAATGATCAGCATCTCTACTGACTTTGCCATCTTGGAGAAGGCCATGAGAGCACCACCAGCAAAGGCCAAGACATTCACCAGTAGCATGGAGTTCCTCCTGCCAGGGTAAAGATGTCAAGACTGAGCTCAAACTGGCAATACATTTGGAAAAATCACTGGGAGAAGGGTAAACCCACACATGACCTCCCAGTCTCAGGGCTGGGAGAAGAAATGGGTAATTCCCATTCAGCTCCTACATTGGCCTCCAACCCTCTCTTTTTGTAGCCCAGACATTCTTGCTtcctccccagcctcctcctcctcctcccttcctctcacCTCCCCACACTCCACTGTGGAAGGGAAAAATTCCCCAATGGTTTGGATCCCTCTTTCCAACTTACCTGCCAAATCTGTTGACAAACAGGCTGACTGAGAAGGAGCCAATCATACCTCCTACCGAGAAGATAGCCACAGAAAGGGACCACAGAGAGGTGAGGAGCTCTGGGGAGACAACTTCCCCATTCCGTTCTGACAAGGTTCTGTTGAAGAACCTCTGGATGATCTGCAAGAGAAACCAGGTCAGGACAGAGTTACAATCTAGGGGGAGACATTTTGCACTGGGGAGACAGGAGATTACTTCAGTTTTCATGGAGGTAAGCAGCAAGGATAGACCTTAAAAATTCAGTAGTTAGCAACAAGTTaaacaaggggaagaggagggtgcAGAAAGAGGAACTTTCATTGAGAAGTTCAGTAGGTGGTAGCCGTATGATGAAGAAGAAATTGCTTCACTGAACATGGGGTGGTGGGCCAATGATGATTAAGGAAAACAGGCTTATCTTCTGAATGTTTCTGGATTACATGAGCACTGGTGGTGCTTGCAGGGCAGGTGCAAGACAGCTGGAAGTGAGAGGGAACAAGAAAACATGATCAGAGAATGAAAGAGAACACTTCTGGTAATACCAGAACtctgggagcagggacaggctTTCCAGGATGGAAATACTTTAAGAGAGACAAAGTTTCACTGAGGTAagcctgaaggactgcagcatTATGCAAAACAATCCTTCACTGTCCCATGGGGATGTGACAGGGCTGTGTTGCTAATTTCCAAGGTATCCTCTTTGACAGTGAGGGATGTTCTACAACAGCCAAGTGGGGCATGGCCTCAGAGTGTCTGCCCCCAGCAGATGGCAGCAGGACATTAGCTAGGGAGAaccccctgcctcccaccccaccccccaacatGTGATATGACATCTATTCCCGGAGACAGGGTGGATGTGGTATTGGTGACTCAGTTCCTGAGAGAGAGGAACCATCTTATAGTTAACAAGAAAACCACATttcttgagtttttttttttcccatctcttcttttccttcttagGCTACAGTCATGAGATTATTTGGTCAGAGTGCCCCAGTCACAACCCTTTTACAAGCACTGAATCTATACTTAATACAAGGaatgaataaacaaataaagaagCCCCAGATGGTCCCTGAGATAAACTAAGCTAGAGCAACTGTAATCCTTACCAAACCTCAACTGTTTTCTGCATGCTGCTCTTTACATTTCTTCTGCCATGGCTGGTTTGTTCTGCCTCAAAACTTAAGTGGCTCACATTCCTCCATGCACCAAATACAGACCTACCAGGAAATGGCAGTTGGACGCCTCCTGCCCTAGCCAACCCTCTTCACTCCTAATTAAGAGAGCTGGCCTCTCTGCTTGCTCTCTCTCCACCCCAAAACTTTGCCCTTCCTGTCCATTGTTGTAGTGGAGAGGGGGTTTTCAATGTCTTCTTTCCTTGacttaaaacagaacaaaattgtTAGCTGCTTGGGAGACAGCTCCTCTCCTTTCTGCACCTTTGTTTTCTCATCAGCCCCTCAATTCATACCATCTCCCCAACTCATTCTCCCCCTCACCTTCTCAGGAGCATTGATGACACCAGTGTTGTACCCAAACTGGAGAGATCCAATGGCAGCAATGGAAACAGCATAGATAAGGGGTGCTGTGATTTtctgaggaaagagagagaaaacattttaagttaaTTTGGTTATTCATGATTTCCACACAACTTGAGTTTCTCTTCAGCataaacagcagctgcagctcatAGGTGCCACATGCAAGTGTGCCAAGGGCAGGGAATGGGCTTTCATCCAGCAAGAGTGGGTACCAGTAACAGAGACCCTGGAAAAGAAGATGCAACTGTACACTATGACGAGAAGTAGGAGGGCCTGTTAGAACCTCCCCTTTATCATCTTCTGACCTTCATCAACTATTCTCAGCTCATTGGTAATGAATACACTGGCTGCATTAGTGGCTGTTATTTTGGGTTGATCTGCtttacagaaaagcttttgcTGATCTCTGGCATGTCATGAAACAAGGGTCTGACTCTTCCCCATGCCAGCTGACAAGTTCCCATAAATTGAGTCTCAGATCTGCCCAAGAGCTATACTGGCAGTCACTCCTAACAGTTAAAACATGCACTCTTCAGCAACAGGCCTGCTTTTCCCAGGCTAGAGCTTCCCAACTCTGCCCCAGGGCACCTGGCATGGCAGCCTGCCTCACGAAGGCAGTGGCAGTGTTGCCAAccttcccatttatttttcttgatggTGTGGTaatactttgtattttaaacgAAGCACAGACCCTGGACTTTTGAGTATGtgtatatttattaaaataaaataagaaaccGCTGAGCCCTCAGAGCCATAGAGGAAGCTTGAAGGTCCACCCTCAGAAGTCCCACAGATAGAAATCTAAGTGTCAGTGAAAAGCATCTGacattttctacatttttaaagcttgtgGCATTTAAGCCAGCTCTGTGTCAGGGAGGTGCGGGAAGCAGGTAACTTGGGAGTTGGCACTTAGATGACCAGTGCTTGAGTTGGCATAATTTGGAAAGACCATATTTCTGTCTCAGGAGGGATTGTAagcttttcaaaaaatataaCAGTCCCTTTTCCAAGGCTTTCCAGTTACTGTCCTAAGGCTGGCAGGGGAGAGAAGTACTCCATGGGGCCTGCTGTCACAGGTCTTCCAGTCTCATCTTCTGGCTCTGCTCCAGGAACAAGGGCTCCCAATGCTGCCAAAAATTTTTGCCAATAAGCTTCTGCCAGTGCTCAGACCACCTTTACCAATCTTTCAAGCCAAGCATGTAGGTGCTTCTGGCCTGCACAACCCTCACACAACTACAAGTTACACCCCAGTAAACAGAAACTGGGGAAATTACTCTCAGGCATGGCTTCCCCCACCTACAGCACATAAATGTCTCAGAATGAGCTCTCTTCCTGACGAGGTTAGTAACGGAGACAAAGGGGACATGGTCCTTCTCTTGCAGGGAGCAGATGATTCTCAAAGCAGCATCCACACCTGAACACACCCTACACCCGAGGCAGTCTAGGCCTTCTCCATGCTACCTGTGACCGCTCCCTCATTTTTGTCGCAAGGAAATTTGGCACAGAACCACAAGAACACAGCTCTTTCAAAGCACCTGAATGCCTGTAAAAGGGCATTAAGACATCTATCTAAGCACTTTTAGGACTCCAGGCCAGGTTGTCCCTAGCCAGCAGGGATAACAAAACTGAGGACAAAACCCCGCGCTCTCCACATTTCCACAGTGACTCAACACAAGATCATCTTTCTACCCAGGGCTCTGCTTTGTCATGGCCTGCAGTGGTCACAGCTGGCCTTTTTCTTCTGGGTGCAGCAGGGACTCAGGGTACCTGCTTTGTGGTACCCCTTACCTACAGGGTAGGTATATAAACTATAAGGAGGTTAGTTCTTCTACCCTCTTTCATACTCCCTTCTCCTAGCTGTTGCCTACTATTTATCTCCTACCCAGTCTCATACCACCCTAGACATCACACTGCTTGACACATCCCCTCCAGTGAGCCAGACTGTGATCTAATGTATGGATCATTTGTTACTGCTGGAAGTGCCTCACTTCCCAAAAGGCAAACAGGGCGTTCAGAAATAGTACAGCTACAccaccaacacacacacacacagacaccaTTCAAAGACTCAAGGCTGAAATCTGTACACCAGCAAGGAACTCAAACCACCACCTCTCCCTCTGACCACAAGCATCAGCAGCGTTCATTATCCAGGAGATGCTTCTCACCagtccacccccacccccctcaaCCTCCTTCACCGACTGGAACCTCAGAGAAGTACAACTTGTTgaacccagccctgctctgagcgACCTTGACCAAatgctctccttccctctgccacAGCTTCTCACGCTACCCGCATCTCCCATCAATATGGCGGTGAGGTCCGCGGGCTCCCCCGATTCTGCTGTTCCTGGGTAACTGTAATCCCCTGGCATTGTGAACCAGGACCAGCTGAATATTCGCTGTCTCTTTCCCTCATGCCCGCCCGCTTTTCCCCCTTGACACATCCAGACACACGCAGTCATTAGCTCACTCAGCTGCTGCACGGCTTACTCGGAGCTGCAGATGAACCATGGTACCGACAAAGGCTCTGTCCCCTGCTCTCCAaatgggagaggggaagggatatgctttgttttcttcttgaaattttaaaacacctttattATAAGCTATACCACCCCAAAAACGCCTTAAAGAGTAATCACCCTTTTAGCATCATGAATCCCGAGACAAACTAGTACTGCTCTGCCAGCAAAATGAACCTCGTGATCAATACACTAAAACACGGAGAGCATCATGTGGACCATCGGGCCACAGGCAACGAAAACGAATCAATCTCACGACCTGCAACAACCCCTCCCGAGCAGCCCatgccccccgccgccgcgaACCGCGGCTGCGGCCTGCCGGCACCTCCGCCGCACCCAGCTTCACCGCCACCAGCGGACACCCGGTGGCACCGGACGGCAAGGCGGCGATGAATCCCGACCAGCCACCGGTCGCGACcgcacacccccccccctccaagTCCCCCGGGCGTCCCCTCACACCGGCCGCAAAGCtgccggagggggggggggggggggggcggggaagaaATCCGCGCTCCCTCTCTACCTTTTTGGCATCCATCGCCGGCGACGAACGACGAGCTCCCGGGGACCGGCTGCCGAACGGCTGCCCCAGCTAACGGAACGCGCGAGGCGGCGCCTCCGCTCCCCGCTCACACCCACGCCACGCGGCTGCCCCAAGCCCTACGCGAGCTCACGCCTTCGCCCCGCAGAGGCCCGGGGATTTATGGCCTCTGTTTCGGGTGGGGGGCTGGTGGGAGGGGCCGGGGAGGAGCTCCCCGGCGTCCCGtaattacaaggaaaaaaacctaaaacgGAGCGTGTGAGCTTTCTGACTGCAACTGACATCAGCGGCCTTCCGCCGGCGTGCGTGCGGCGCAGCCGGGCCGCCATGGTGGGCGGCAggcggccgggggggcgggcCGCGGCTCCACCGCCCAGCGCCGGGGAGAGGTGACAGCGTGGAGGGGAAGTGTTTACACACGTTTGAAGCCAGGCAAATGTCAGCTAATGGTAGAATATACGGCTGATGGGCGTGAAGGGAGCTGCACGGCATAAAGCTGCTTTCGACCCGGAGTTTATGAGCagcgaggcaggcagggacggGCGGGGAGGCAGGCGCACACATAGCACGGGCAGAAGCCTCAAGTCAAACGCCATCCTCCCTGATTGCCTTTCCCACCGCCCAGAGCTGTGGATGAGGCACGGCTCTAGATAACTGGCTTtgggtggtttttggttttgtgttttgggttttttttttttgcttggttgttcttttgggtttgtttttgttgtttttaatatatttttcctacAAAGCTAGAATCTATGGGGGCAAAGCTTGAGTTGTGATTCTACAGCTGCACGTACTTCCAGATTTGTTCCCTTTCAACCAAACTGCGCTACTGTGCTTCATATTTATATGTTGCCCATCCTTCAGGTCAAAACAATTGCCAAACTCTTCGAGGAGAGTAGTAAAGAGTTGTGCTTTGAACTTCAGGCAAAACCACTGTCAAACAACAAAAGGCTTCACTGAATTAAGAATCTGCCAGGCATTTTGACTACAGAAAACGGCAACAgctcagagctggggctgggcacaggGACAGAGGGAGAAAGTTGTTTTATGCCAGATTTTCGTTGCTAGGAAAATTATCTTGGGACCAGCTATCGCTTTCGTCACCAGATTCTGAGGAACTGGAAcgattacattttaatttaacttcTGTTTATTTGGCATGGTCGCCTGACCACACATAACTGGAAATTTGCGGGTCAAATGGGGTAGCACTTGGCCACTTGACTTGCGCCCTTCAGTAGGTATTTCTGTGGTGGTGTTAACAGAGCAACAGTTGTATAAAAGGGCAAGGGAAGCCTGCACAGTCCTCTTTCTTAGGCTATGTGATAAAAGCTCATTTGCACACCCACAAAGGAGCACAGAGAGACAATGGCAGGAAAAGGACCACAAATAACACCCTCCCCCAGCTACTCCCAGGCCCATCACAAGATCCATCAACACATCAAAGGCCCCATTTTCACATGCCcagaggagcagaggggcaCAATGCCAGGTGGTGACCGAAATTACGGACTGAGAGGAAGTGACACCCTGCCTGGGCCTGcccctcccagggctgtcccaggaGAGCCATCAGCCCCATTGTCCCGGTGTGAAACCCATCATGAAGAGTCTAGGGCTGCAGCATCTTTCAggcgggggagaggggggctCCCGCGTACAGGAGCACCGGAGGCATTACAGgatgcaggggaagagcattTTGGGATTGCAGAGGACTTACTGTGGGATGTTAAGGGGAGGAATCaaagaggggaaagggggggcataaggagaaaaaaggggcCAGTTGCATATAAACTGTTGGCTGGCCAGCACACGTGTCCAGCCTTGCCCTACACTTGATCAGCACAGTCTGtcagtactgtgtccagttttggcaccgccagtttaagaaggacagggcaAGGACTTGAGAAAGTCCAGCAGaaagctaccaagatgatcaggggactggagcatctctcttatgaggaaaggctgagacacctgagtctgttcagtctggagaagagaagactgagtggggatcttatcaatacttataaatacctgaagggctggtgtcaagaggatggggctgggctcttttcagtggtgcccaatgacaggacaaggggcaatgggcacaagttggaacacaggaagttccacttaaacatgagaaaaaacttctttactgtgagggtgacagcagtggcacaggctgcccagagaggatgTGGAGTCCACTTCCCTGGACACATTCAGAACCCGCC encodes the following:
- the LOC104046098 gene encoding solute carrier family 2, facilitated glucose transporter member 3, which codes for MDAKKKITAPLIYAVSIAAIGSLQFGYNTGVINAPEKIIQRFFNRTLSERNGEVVSPELLTSLWSLSVAIFSVGGMIGSFSVSLFVNRFGRRNSMLLVNVLAFAGGALMAFSKMAKSVEMLIIGRFIIGLFCGLCTGFVPMYISEVSPTSLRGAFGTLNQLGIVVGILVAQIFGLEGIMGTEALWPLLLGFTVLPAILQCVALLFCPESPRFLLINKMEEEKAQAVLQKLRGTQDVSQDILEMKEESAKMSQEKKATVLELFRSPNYRQAIIIAIMLQLSQQLSGINAVFYYSTGIFERAGITQPVYATIGAGVVNTVFTVLSLFLVERAGRRTLHLVGLGGMAVCAILMTIALALKDVVEWIRYISIVATFGFVALFEIGPGPIPWFIVAELFSQGPRPAAMAVAGCSNWTSNFLVGMLFPYAEKLCGSYVFLIFLVFLVIFFVFTFFKVPETKGRTFEDISRGFEGRASPTSPVEKNPMVELNSIQPDKEVA